Genomic segment of Pogona vitticeps strain Pit_001003342236 chromosome 15, PviZW2.1, whole genome shotgun sequence:
CACAGCTAGTAAGCTACTGTATAGAGTTTAGTCCGCTCCACAAAGTGGAAGACTTCAGAATTTAAacatacagcaggacccccccatccgcaggatcagtatctgctgattcgcttatccacTGCCAAAAAATGCgacctccccccaccctcaaaatatatatctatatgtgTTTCCTGgctgtatttaccagaactaggcCACTAGAGTAAGACAAAGACTGTGCAATAGTACAGTATAGcgttcaatacagtggtgcctcgcaagacgattgcctcgcgggacgattaatccacaggacgattgttttttgcaatcgctgttgcgcttcgcaagactatgttttctatggacgattttcgcaagacgatgtttttgcaagacagcattttccgcagaacgaattaacctcatcttgcgaggcaccactgtacttccaccTTTTGGGGGCTTGAAGCCCAGGCCACACGGTCACTGTGGTCTTACTGTATGTACCCCTCTTTCCAATAAGGAAAAGCACGGAtgtgactgttgttgttttttcatcctCTTATTTCTGCCCAGCCATGAACTTTGCGATGTGTCTCGCCCGCTTCTCCATGGACTACATCACCATCGAATATAGAGAGGAGCAATATTGAATCTTACCAGCAAAAGAAAGGGCAGCAGAGAAGATAAAAGAAGGAACGATCCTCAAACCCTCAAAGACTCTGATGAATAAGTAGGTTGTGATAATGGTGCCGAAAGGGCGCCCAAGGCAAGATCCTTTATTTTAACAAAAACAGATAATTGTTTTTACCAAAAAACTGAAAttactttaaaatttaaatgtttgATTTAAAAGGTTCAACTTAAGTtccaaatgtaaataaaaaatcagtgcaaaaatcatttcttaattttttttccccaaaatattaaaacattataattgaattttttaacttttaattgaATTGAAGCTTTTTGCTATCCTAAATCATTTTCATTTCCCCTTCACGGGAGGGACTTATGTGCCCGCTGGCCTTTGGTGACGGAGGAAGGCAGTGGCTTTTCAGAAAGGCGGGCAAGGAGAGCCGCCGGAACGAAGGGTGTGGCTGGACGCAAGACAGCGTGGCCTCGCCTTCGCTCAGCCCGGTCGCCTTTTCGTCCACCCAGAGCTGGAACTCCGAGAGCCGGCAGTCACAAATCAAAGACACGTCCCTCAGATCCAGGGAGCGCAGCCCTTCCAGGGCCGCGAACGGGGCAGGAGAGAGGGTCAGCAGGGGGTTACCCCGGACGCTCAAGGTGCGTAAGGATCTCAGAGCGTAGAAGGCCTGATCCGGAAGCTCGAACAGCAGATTGGAGGAGAGATCGAGACCCTGTAAAGACACCAGGGTCTGGAATAGCGCTCTGGGCAACGTCCGCAAGGCGTTGGAGCTGAGATTCAAGACGGCTAGCTTCTGGGCATCCCGGAAGATGTCCACACATTTCTCTTCTCCCCAAATATCAGGTTGAGGTCAGGGAGCCCCGAGAAGGCCGAAGGGACCAGCTCATTCAGGAAGCCGTGGGACAGATCGAGGGAGACCACGCTGGCGTGACGCAGCCCGGAGAAAGTGCTGGCCGAGAGGTCCTTGAGGTTGCGGAAACCGAACCCGCTCCCGACGGCTCCGGAGTGTCGGAACTTGAGGTGCCGGATGCGGGTGCCGTTCAGTTTCGCGAAGAACCGCTCGGCCTCGCCGACGTTCCAGGGGTTGCCGGAGACATCCAGGGTCCCCAGCGTGAGGTTCCGGAAAGGGTGGCCGCAGGCCGGCTGGTCGCGCAGAGGGTTGGTGGACAGGTCGAGGAGCGCCAAGCGGCGTCCCCCGAGGGGTCCGAGGTCATCTCCGCAGATCGCCTGGATCCGGTTGAGCCTCAGCTGGAGGATACTGAGCGCCCCAAGCCCTCGGAAGGACGGATCCGGCCTCAGCCTACGGATCCGATTTCCAGAAAGATCGAGCCTCTTGAGAGACACCAGGTCCCGGAAATAGCCATTTTCCAGCACTTCGTCCCCGAACCCGTTGACGTCCAGAAGAAGCACCTCGAGTTTGGAGAGGCCGCGGAAGGCGCCGGGATGGAGGGTCAGGTTCCCGTTGCCCCCGAGGTCCAGGAAGGTGATGTTAGGCACGTTTTGGAAGGCCCTCTCTCCGAGAAGAAGGGACCCGGTCCGTTGCTTCCCGAGAGACAGGAAGGCCAAGGACCCCAGGCGTGGGAAGGAGGAATTCAAGAGGATGGAGAAGGAGTTGAAGTTCAGGAGCAGGACCTGAACGGAGAGATCGGTCTCAGGTATGGCCCTGTGTCCTTGCCCTTGGCAGTCGGCCACCTTCAGGGCGTTGACCGTGGTCAGGGAACAGCGAGGTGGGGCCCCGACAGGGTCACCCAGGGCCGGCATGGAAACGACGGCCACGTAAAAGGCAACTGGGGAGAAACGGAGAGaaagagatatactgtatataaatatattaaatacagtatattaaatgaATAAGATAAGCACGGAAAGGCTAACAGACAAGATGAATTCATCAGGTCGCCCAAAGGCAGCTTGAGGTGGCCTCGCCATCTCAGGAGGGCCATCAATTTATTAGCACAACCCGAGACCTCATTAATTACGCAGGGAATGAACTCAATGGAACCGCCTATCCAGGCTGTTTATAATGAGGCTGAGATGTCAAAAAGCCCCACAAGCGGAAGCAGGAAACAGCTGTCCGGAAGGCCGCCTCTGGAGGCTTTTTTAGAGCTGCCGCTCTAGGACTTCACAGCCCCCAGCCTGGCCCAGAAAGGCTTCCACGAAGCTTTCCTCAGTCCGGAAATGACGTCACACGGGGGCCGAACGCCGCCCGACAAAACTTCACGGTTCCCGAAAGTATCGAGGAAGAAGCCGTCCTCGCTTCCGGAAGTGACGCACCGCGGAGGCCTGCGGCCTGTCAACAAAGCCTCGTTGTTCCCGGAAGTGACGCAACGCGGAGCGTCCGAGCCGCCGTTCCCGGAAGGGAGGCTTCGTGAGGGAGGCGCCCGCCGCCGGTggcccgttccccccccccccccgcggcccgGCCCGGCCTGGCCATGTCGGCGGCTCCGTCGGAGCAGCGGGGCTCGGAGGCGAAGCGTCGCCCTCACGGGATGCTGAAGCTCTACTACGGGCTCCCGGACCCTTCGGGGGAGGCCTCGGCGGGGGCCGGGCGGGGCGGGGAGCTGGGGGGCCCCACCGACATCAACGGGCCCCACTTCGACCCTGAAGTCTTCCTCAccaaggtgggggggaggggaggggtcgcCATGGCAACGGAGCCCCTCCGGGTGGGGAGGGGCGGCGccttcccatcctcctcctcctcatcatcctcTTTcccttgaaggggggggggaacatgttACCTTCTGAAAAAAAAGCTCCTCGGGGACCTTGACTGGAGCTGAAAACACCTGGTACTgtaggtgtttcccccccccccgacatcctGGGAGGATCCACCTCCCATGGGCTACTCTGAAGTAAGACACACCTAAGCATCATCCCCATGGTAGAagtgctgagctggaagggaccttagggATCATCTAGTCAAGGAggcactgcggggggggggggggggaggattcgaactcccagcctccggctcTGTCGCCCCGATCACCAAAGCCACTCAGCTGCCCAGCAGGTTCTGGGAACGAAAAGGAAATAGCAAAGGACTCAAGCGTGCGACTTTTTCCTGGTTGGGCTTCTGAGCTGCCGATCCAATATGA
This window contains:
- the LOC140702856 gene encoding toll-like receptor 5 encodes the protein MALLRWRGHLKLPLGDLMNSSFAFYVAVVSMPALGDPVGAPPRCSLTTVNALKVADCQGQGHRAIPETDLSVQVLLLNFNSFSILLNSSFPRLGSLAFLSLGKQRTGSLLLGERAFQNVPNITFLDLGGNGNLTLHPGAFRGLSKLEVLLLDVNGFGDEVLENGYFRDLVSLKRLDLSGNRIRRLRPDPSFRGLGALSILQLRLNRIQAICGDDLGPLGGRRLALLDLSTNPLRDQPACGHPFRNLTLGTLDVSGNPWNVGEAERFFAKLNGTRIRHLKFRHSGAVGSGFGFRNLKDLSASTFSGLRHASVVSLDLSHGFLNELVPSAFSGLPDLNLIFGEKRNVWTSSGMPRS